CCTTCGATGTCGATGACGATGCGTACGCGTTCATCGGTGAGATCCTGGTTCGCGGCAAGATTCGTCAGGTACTGCAGGGAATCGAGGGTCTGCCCGTGCTTGCCGATCAAGATGCCCAGGTTATTTCCGAATATGTTCAAAAGCGCTCCGTTCGGACGCATCTCTTCCTCGATGCGCACTTCAAGATGCATGGAGGCCAGAATCTTTTCGAGGAATTCTCTTCCCTTCTGCACAGGGCCTGCAGGATCGATCGTGAGTTCACGATAGGGCCTTCTCGAGCGGCGGTCGCCGTCGTCACTGTCATCGTTAGCGTAGCCTTGGCGATAGCCGCCGCGGCGCGAGGGCTCGGAGGATTCTCTCTCTTCCGCACGCTCATCCAACGGCTTCGTCGCAATCTCTTCTATGTCGATTCTGCGTCTCTCCGGCTCTGCCGGGCGCTCAACGGACGCCGCGGGCACGGTCGTTTCCGCTTTTGGCGCGGCTTTCTTCGTCACGCGCACTTTGGCGTCTCTTTTGCCGAAGATGCCAAAAAATCCGGCGGACGGTACGGACAAAATCTCGATGCGCGCGTCTTCCTCTTCGATGCCGAGCTCTCGAAGCGCAGCTTCTTTCGCCTCTTCGATGCTCTTTCCTGTCTTTTCAATGCTGCTCAATGCTTACGCCCCCTTTGCACTCGCTTCCTTATTACGATTCATCCACCACTGCTGCGCGATCTGGACAATGTTCATCGTCACCCAGTAGAGTACGAGTCCGGAAGCGAAATTCAGACTGATCCAGCCGATGAAGAGCGGCATGAAGATCATCATCATCTTCATCTGCGCGTTTTGCGTATCGGTCGTCTGCTTTTGCTGATACCATGTCGTGAGTGCGGAAAGAACGGGAAGGACGTAGATCGGATCCGGATCGGAGAGCGAGGGGAGCCAGAAGAATACCTGCGACGCCTCGGA
This portion of the Selenomonas sp. TAMA-11512 genome encodes:
- the jag gene encoding RNA-binding cell elongation regulator Jag/EloR, coding for MSSIEKTGKSIEEAKEAALRELGIEEEDARIEILSVPSAGFFGIFGKRDAKVRVTKKAAPKAETTVPAASVERPAEPERRRIDIEEIATKPLDERAEERESSEPSRRGGYRQGYANDDSDDGDRRSRRPYRELTIDPAGPVQKGREFLEKILASMHLEVRIEEEMRPNGALLNIFGNNLGILIGKHGQTLDSLQYLTNLAANQDLTDERVRIVIDIEGYRTRREDTLRRLASRLAEKVRRTRQRVVLEPMNRHERKVIHMALTDEHNILSYSAGDEPYRKVVIEPKHGGHGYRRSHEERGSREEHSYDSFERSDRE